In Spirosoma sp. KUDC1026, the sequence GGCGGATGGAAGTGTACTGTGCGTTTTACGGTGTCGATGGCCAGGAGATACGCACTACGTCGGCGGAAATTATCGACGAGCAATCGTTCAGTGAGCAGTTGGCACAGGGACCGGTTGTCTTTTTCGGCGATGGTGCCGCCAAGTGTCAATCCGTACTGGGCAGTAATTCCAATGCAATTTTTCTTGATAAACTAATCGTGCCCTCCGCCCGGACGATTGGCGCACTAGCGACTCCGCTTTTTGCGCAGGGACAATTTGAGAACGTAGCGACCTTCGAGCCGTTCTACCTCAAAGAGTTTATGACGACGGTCCCGAAAAAGCCGCTGGCGGTATAAACGTAGTCGTAGGCGCCGGTTCTACTTGGTCTGTTAGGGCCAGTTGCGGGAATCTGCCCTTTTTCTGCGTACTTCGCCCCGACAACCGTCTTTTCGCTCCTGTGCAGATTATTGTTGACATTGGCAATACCGATGCCGTTTTCGGCCTTTATGACCAAACCGCCTGGCGATCCGTCTGGCGAACACCTGCCCGGCGCGAGGAAAGTCCGGAATCGTACGAAAAGCGGTTACGGCTGTGGCTGCTCGAAGCAAACGTATCGTTGAGTACCATTCAATCTACTGTCCTCAGCAGCGTCGTACCGGATCTGACGCCCACCATGCGGGCCATGCTGAAGGAGCTATTCGGTTTTACGCCAATTGTTGTCGGCCCGGGGATTTACCCCCTGCTTCCTCTGGAAATCTTACGTCCTCACGAAATTGGCAGCGATCTGGTTGCCAACGCGCTGGCGGCTTACACCCGTTACCAGCGGACCTGTGTGATCGTTGATTTTGGTACGGCCCTGACGTTCACGACGGTGTCGGGCGAGGGGAAAATTCTGGGTATTGCCATCGCTCCGGGGCTGCGAACCGCTATTCGCTCCCTCTTCGCCAATACGGCCCAACTCCCCGAAGTCCCCATCGAAGTGCCGGACTCTGCGCTGGGAACAAGTACAACCCACGCCATTCAGGCGGGGGTTATCCTGGGTTACGAGGGACTGGTACGTTCGATTGTCAGCCGGATTCAAACGGAGTTAAACGGTGACTGCATCGCCGTGGCTACGGGTGGACTATCTGGCCGGATCCCGTCGCTCCGGGATATTTTCACCGACATTGTTCCTTCCCTGACGCTGGAAGGCATCCGGCTCATTGGCGAAAGCGTTACGGCAGCGACTCAGTAGCCAGCTCATCCGGTTTATCCCGATCTCGTTTTTTTCGTTTTCGCAGCGCATCGTTGAGCAGATATTCAATCTGCCCATTTACGCTCCGGAACTCATCCTGCGCCCAGCGTTCCAGTTCTTTCAACGTTTCGGGCGAAATACGCAGGACGAATGCTTTTTTTTCAGTGGGCATAGGGAAAAGAGGGAGGAAGGGGAAGAAGGGGAGGAGGGGGAGAAAAGGTGTTTCACTGATCCAGCGTTTTACCTTTCCTCCCCTTCTTCCCCCTCCTCCCTTTCCTCCTTTTTAATTATATAACGTCCCCGCGTTCACAACGGGGCTGACGGATTTTTCGCCACAGAGAACGACCAGCAGGTTACTGACCATGGCCGCTTTGCGTTCTTCATCTAAGCGGACGACGCCTTTTTGCTCAAGTCGTTCGAGGGCCATTTCGACCATGCCGACAGCTCCTTCAACGATCTGCTTCCGGGCCGAGACGACGGCAGTTGCCTGCTGGCGCTGCAGCATAGCACCCGCAATTTCGGGAGCGTAGGCCAGGTGGCTGATGCGCGCTTCCGTTACACGAACCCCCGCCTGCCCGAGTCGTTCGTCCAGTTCCTGCTCCAGAAATTTATTGATCAGGCCGGTATTATCGCGCAGCGTGGCTCCCTCCTGGCTGTTTTCATCCTCCATATTGTCGTAGGCATGAGAGCTGGCTAGAAAACGAACGGCGGCTTCGGATTGAATCTGTACAAACGTCTGGTAGTTATCCACCTCAAACAGTGCCTTCGCCGTATCGGCGACCTGCCAGACCACCACGGCAGCAATCTCGATGGGATTACCCATCTTATCATTCACTTTAATCATCTGCCCGTTCAGGTTACGGGCGCGCAGGCTGATTTTGGTTTTATTGTACAGTGGATTGACCCACCGCAGACCCGATTCCTTCATGGTACCGACATAATCGCCAAAGAACGTAGCCGCCATACCCTCATTCGGGTAAATAATGACGATACCCTTGAAAATAAAGATGCTTATGATGAACAGTACGATGGCCGGGAAAGGCCCGTACTCCTGGATAGACACAACAAGCGTCAGAACCGCCAGGGCCAGACAGCCGATGGCAAACAACAGGAATATGTATCCCGAAACGGAGGTAAGCTTTTTTTCTTGCATGGAAGTAGGCGTTAAGGATAAGAAATTGATATCAAATTGATAGCATAAAGGTAGCAGTCTCTAGCACAATAGCGGTCAGAAATCGGATAAGTGGTACCCGGCTTCCACGGATGGCTTCTTTACGGGCCGGTCTGTAAACGCCAATCCTTTTCACTATTTTTGCCCCTTTAAACAAAGGCCTTTTTTCGGCCGACTGTCTGACGATCATGCTGCTTAGCGAACAAGAGATAAACCGCCGGCAAAAGCGGGAAGAATTAATGCGGATGGGCATCGACCCCTACCCCGCCGAACTATTTGACGTAACCGCTACCGTCGCCGACATCCGTACGGCTTTTCAACCCGCGCCCAGCGCTTCCGTTGAACCCGAAATGGATCTCTCCGGCGACGAGCGATGGGGTAATATTCAGCTGGCGGGTCGTCTGATGGTATTCCGGGTAAGTGGCAGCGCTTCCTTCGCTGAAATTCAGGATGCTACCGGTCGGATTCAGCTGTATTTCCGGCGCGACGATATTAGTCCCGGCGAAGACAAGACGCTGTACAATACGGTTTTCAAGAAACTGCTTGACATTGGCGACATCATTGGTGTGCGTGGTAACGTCTTCTCGACCAAAACCGGCGAGTTGTCGATCTACGTGCGGGAGTTCAAACTGCTGAACAAATCGCTGCGTCCGCTGCCTGTAGTGAAAGAGGTTGTGAATGAACAGGGCGAAAAAGAAACCTACGACGCCTTCACCGACCCTGAACAACGCTACCGCCAGCGTTACGTCGATCTGATCGTGAATCCGCAGGTGCGCGACGTGTTCGTGAAACGGACTAAGCTGGTCAACTCCATCCGGCAGTTTCTGAGCCAGAAGGGGTATCTGGAAGTGGAAACGCCAATTCTGCAGCCCATCCACGGCGGAGCAACGGCTCGTCCGTTCCAGACGCACCACAATACGCTGGACATGACCTTATACATGCGGATCGCCAACGAGCTGTACCTGAAACGACTGATCGTGGGTGGCTATGATGGTGTATTTGAGTTCGCAAAGGATTTCCGGAACGAAGGTATGGACCGGACGCACAATCCGGAATTTACGCAGGTCGAATTCTACGTAGCCTATAAGGATTACATCTGGATGATGGACACCATCGAAGAGATGGTCGAGAAAGTGGCGCTGGACGTAGCGGGAACGACGAAAGTAACCGTTGGCGAGAACGTCATCGATTTCAAACGTCCCTGGAAACGCCTGACCATGTTCGAAGCCATTCAGGAATATACCGGCGTTGACGTTTCGGAGATGAACGAAGATCAGCTACGCGAGGTAGCCGAAGGTCGGGGCATCAAAACCGATTCGTCGATGGGCAAATCGAAATTGATCGATGAGCTGTTCGGTGATGCCTGCGAACCCAACCTGATTCAGCCGACCTTCATTACGGATTACCCCGTGGAGATGTCGCCCCTGACCAAGAAGCACCGCAGCAAACCAGGTCTGGTTGAGCGCTTCGAGGCTATTTGTAACGGAAAAGAAATCGCGAATGCTTATTCTGAGCTGAACGATCCGATTGATCAGCGCGAGCGCTTCGAAGAACAGCTGCGGTTGGCCGAGCGGGGCGACGAAGAAGCGATGGCGCTGGATGAAGACTTCCTGCGCGCGCTGGAATACGGCATGCCACCAACGGCTGGCGTTGGCCTGGGCATCGACCGGCTGGCAATGATCATGACCAACCAGCCATCGATTCAGGACGTTTTGTTCTTCCCGCAGATGCGCCCGGAGAAAAAGCTGGAGCAGTCGGACGAAAGCGATTTCGTGGCGGTCGGCGTCCCCGCCGAATGGGTTCCTGCCGTGCAGAAACTTGGTTTCATGACGGTCGAGCAACTACGTACCGCCAGCCCTAACAAGCTGTTCAACGACCTGGGCGGTATGCGTAAGAAACTAAAGCTGACCGTAGCCATGCCTACGCTGGACGACGTGCGCGGCTGGACCGGTAACTAAAAAGTAAACGAAAAAAACCCCATCCATCAACGGGTGGGGTTTTATATAGTTAGATAGATGCTGCTTAATAGTCGGAGTCTATTTTCTTTACTTTTACAGCGTTGAGTCCTTTTTTGCCGTCAACGACTTCAAACTGCACCCGATCCTTTTCACGGATCGTAATGCCATTCAGACCTGTAATGTGGACGAAGATGTCCCGATTGGTATCGTCTTCAACGATAAATCCGTAGCCCTTACTTTCGTTAAAGAACTTTACTACACCTGTTTGCATAAAACGTAATAATTAGACAATTAAATAATAAAAGGGTCAGTTTGCAGTAAAGAACGCTGAGTACTACTAAATACAACTACGGCCAGGGCATTTAGCTGAGAATCAACGGGCTTCACCCAACAACGGGCCTGAAATTCATGAACAGACCGTTGCATTGCAAATAAAATAAAAATGTTCTGACTTCAGCTAATGAAAAAGAAAGTTTTTATTAATTAACACTCACTTTATTCTGCTTTTATGAGCAAAAGGCAAACAATCTACAACATCATTTTGTTAGCTTTGCTTAGTAACAGCAGCGTACTTAAGAAGCCACACATGGATAAGATCAGGTATTTTGTTGAAAAACAGGCCTTCGGTGTCTGTACCCTGCTGGGGGAGAAAATGAATATTTCGGCCAGTAGCATCCGGTTGTATTTTATCTACACCTCATGCCTGACGCTGGGATCCCCCGTTGTGCTTTACCTCATTATGGCCTTCTGGATGGAAATGAGCAAGCACCTGCGTCGTCACGCCAATCCGACCATCTGGGAGTTGTAATACGTATGTAGGACAGGCAGGTCTACTTGTCCAGTTCGCTGAATAACTTCTTTCCTTCACTGAAATACTGCCATACCACGCTGTGCGGATACAGCGCTACATCCGCTGTCTGTTGTCGCCGAAGCGCGCGACGCTGACCGATCAGGCGGGGCAGATGACCATAAAAGGCGAAGTGCGCCCGTACAATCGCCCATACGTCCTTCCACTGACCCTGCTTAAGGAATAACAGTGACGAAATGCCGTCCAGCACCAGCCGCAGCAGAATTTTGCCCCATAACCAGCCATCGGCAGGCCAGTTTTTGTAGAGCATGAACAGGCTGTTCCGATAATTCAGATACGTTTTGTGGGGATTGGCTTTGGGTAGTGTGCCTCCACCGACGTGATACACCGTCGATTCGCCACAGGCCCAGACCTGGTAGCCGAGCCGCTGCACGCGCCAGCACCAGTCGATTTCTTCCATATGCGCGAAGAAATCAGCGTCAAAACCGCCCGTCTGGTGAAAGACGTCGGCCCGCATGAACAAACAGGCACCCGTTGCCCAGAAGACAGGCCGGTTATCATCATATTGGCCCTGGTCGGGTTCAAAGGTGGCAAATATCCTCCCTCTACAGAATACGTAGCCCAGCCAGTCGACAAAGCCACCGGCGGCTCCGGCATGTTCAAACAAATGGCGATCCTGGTACGAGCGGATTTTAGGCTGGCAGGCCGCTATCTGTGGATTGGCCTGCATGAGCGCCAGCACCGGCGTGAGCCAGTTGGGCGTTACCTCGATATCGGAATTGGGGAGTACGTAGTACGCAGCCCCGCCATACTGGCTGCGAATTTGGTGAAGAGCCTGGTTGTAACCACCCGCGTACCCTTCGTTTCGGGCCAGTTCAATCACGCGAACCTGGGGAAAGTTGGCTTTGACAAACGCAACAGAATCGTCGGTTGAGGCACTATCCGCTACGTAGACCGGATAACCGTCGGAATGGGCAAGAACGGTAGGCAGAAACCTGGCTAAAAACGCCCGTCCGTTGTAATTAAGAATGACAATTGCAAGGGTATCCACAGAAAAGGTCTGGTTGGTAGTCGGTCCAAGACCGGCACAAAGGTAGCGTTCCAGACAGGCACTGGCTACCAACCTCACGGCTTTTTCCAGGATTTTGGCAGGAGACCAGGCCAGCGTTTAGGTAATACCTAGTCGAACGCTGGCCTGGTCTCCTGCCATCGTTTCACATCAGCCCGTCCAGATTCAGGCCCGGAATATTGGGCAGCAGCCCCTGGGTCGCCTGCCGGATGTGCTCTTTGGCTTTCGCGTCGATGCTGTTCATGGCCTTATTCGTAGCCGCCACAATCAGGTCCTGCAGCATTTCCCGGTCGTCGGCCGATTTCAGCAGATCAGGATCAATCTCAACATTCTGTACGTTTTTCAACCCATTGACCGTTACGCGTACCAGACCAGCACCGGCTTCGCCCGTTTCGGAAATAGTACTGAGTGTGGCCTGAGCCTCCTGCATCCGGGACTGAACTTCTTTCATCTTCCCGAACATATTCATCATGTCCATAGCAATTCTTGGTTAGTGACAGGCGATTGTACCAGAACGGCACCTGTCAGTTATGGGTTATTGGCAGGGAGCGTGCGCTACTGTCTGCGTATCAGTAACAGCGAACCCGACCGAACGGTTTTCTCTCCGGTCTGATCTTCGGTCTCAATATAATACCCGTACTTACCATCCTGAGCCATCGTGCCGTTGATCGTACCGTCCCACCCAAGCGTTCGATCGGTCGTACTGTAGATCACCCCGCCCCAGCGATCAAAGATCGTCATCCGGAAGCGTTCGACAAAAACTCCTTTGGCGACGAACGTATCATTCATTCCGTCGCCATCGGGGGTGAAGGCATCGGGCACCAGAATCCGGGACGACCGGCGCAGCGTAAAGTAATTGGAGTAGCTGAACACACCCGTATTCGACGTAGCCACGATTCGGTATTTCTGCGATTGCTCATTCGGGTCGGGCGTGTATTCCGTATCCATACCAACCTGAATAACCCGCGTTGTCCCGTTCAGGTCGTCCAGAATTTCGACGGTATAACCGGCAGAGGGTGCATCTGAAAATGGCGTAGCACTGGTCCAGTCAATTCCGTCGGCGGAATTAGAAGAGAGATAAACCGTACAGGCGGGCTGCGACGGGGGCGACACCTGACCGCAGGTATTTTGATACGTCACCTGATAGCAGTACGAACTGATGTTCGGGTTAGCGTCCTGATCAATAAACGTATTGTTACTGAACTGCTCGGAAATTTGCCCGAATGAGCCCGTCGGACTATTGGCCCGGCTGATGGCCAGGGTATAACTGGTGGCCGTACCCGTCAGTGGCAACGTAGTAACCAGCCGGGGGCGGTTGTTTTCGATAGACACGACCGTGTTGCCTGGCGCACTGGGTGCATCACCACCGACACCGGTTACGCAGACTGGTCCTGATATAATCGTAGCTTGTCCTACTTCGGCATTCAAGCTATAGCAGTACTGAACTCCACACTGAATATCTTTGGCATCTGTATAAGTATTTGAAGACCGATCAGAAATTGTTCCTCCAGCTAATACTCCATTTTTTTCAATCCTATAAATTATTGGACGTGCAGAAGATGAAACCCCTGCATAGGCTGGCCAATTTAGAACATTCTCCTTGCTAGCAGCTTGAGCAGTCATTACTAAGCTGCATACTTCATCTGACTTGATTGGTGTACTATTACAAGCATCTTTTACTACTAACTGGAAACATTGAACTTGCTTAGTATCAATCTGTTTACCTCCAACTTCCGTCACATTAAATGCTACAGCTCCTGTTCCCCCTTGACCCGTAGTTTCATAGATTCCACTTGCATTCTTCCAATAAAGCTCTGCAGATGTTGCACCACCCGTTTGGTACACAATCGAAATTGAATTATCACTGGTGGTCGTTAACTTATTAATAATAGGCGGTGTTGTTGCAGCGGCCAGATTAACAACCTGTTTCTCTTCAGTGCTTGTACAGCCAGTGAAAGCTCCTGTATTCGGGTCACCGTATGACCCTGTGATAAAAAAGGTGTAGGATGTGTTGCCACCGGTGGTTGAATACGCATACGAAAACGTTGAGGCTACCTGCGCTCTCGTTTTGGTTTCCACACGGCCATCTCCCCAGCGAATTGTATAAAAGTCATACTGCCCCAATGTCGCCGGATCTATTGTCACTTGCACCTGGCCCCCAGCGCAGGTTTTTACAGACGATATTTTGACTGGATTAAGCGGAAGGACTTCGACTTCTTCACAGTGAAGCATTGCGGTTCCATTAAGACTACCTGCCTGCAAAATTTTATATACACCAGCTGTCTTAAATTGATACCTTGTCGAAACAGTACCAGCTGTCACTAAACTGGAGTCTTTAGTATAGCCGTATATATATTTTATGCCAGTTGCAACTGGTTTTGTGTTTGTAACAGAAACAAAATCACCGATACATATTTTTCTTTTATTGAGAGTGAACCCCCCTTCTTGAGTATTTGGAGTACGGTTAGCAGGATTACATAGGTCGGTCTGTCCTTGGGTATGACTAACTAGCCCAAAAAACATGAATACTAATATCATTATTCTAAGCTCACTGCCCACTTCAGTCCGCCATCCTTGTAAAATTCGCACAGAGAGTAAAAATTTTCGTTACCAGAGATTTATGGGATTCTTTCCGTAAAACGCTGTCTCCGACATTTTCGCGCCTGGCGAAACGTATCTTCCTGAAAAACAGTTTTTCAGTCAAAACAGCGTTTCTTTACGCGTTTTTAGAAAAGCACAACGTAGTACGGCGCTGCGTACGTTTGCGTCCAAACTGGATACCAAAGGTAATTACGCCGACACGCATCGATCAAGAAGATGAGCAATAATAGTACCAACATCACCGGTTCGGCCGCAAATCAGGAAGCCTCCAGTCCAATTCGTCTGGATCGGATTGAGGACGCCATCGCTGATATCAAAGCCGGTAAAATCGTTCTGGTAGTGGACGATGAAGACCGCGAAAACGAGGGCGATATGATCTGCGCAGCGGAGCTGATTACGCCCGAAATGGTCAATTTCATGATCCGCGAAGCCCGCGGACTCATGTGTGCCCCGCTTACCCAGGAGCGCTGCGAAGAGCTGGGGCTGGACATGATGGTGAGCAGCAATACGTCGGTTCATACCACGCCGTTTACCGTATCGGTCGACCTGCTGGGCAATGGCTGCACGACGGGTATCTCAGCCTCCGACCGGGCCAAAACCATTCAGGCGCTGGTTGATCCCAACACCAAACCCGACGATCTGGGTCGCCCAGGGCATATTTTCCCGCTGCGGGCCGTCGAAGGGGGCGTTATCCGCCGGGCGGGTCATACCGAAGCGGCCGTCGATCTGGCGCGCATGGCGGGTTTGTCGCCCGTGGGTGTCCTGATCGAAGTGCTGAATGAAGACGGCACCATGGCGCGGCTCCCCGAACTCCGTGTACTGGCCGACCGCTTTGGCATGAAGCTGATCAGCATTCAGGATCTGATCAGCTACCGGCTCCAGACCGAATCCCTTATTCATCGGGAGATCGGCGTCGATATGCCGACCGAATGGGGTCATTTTGATTTGATTGCGTATAAACAAAGCAATACCGGCGATATGCACCTGGCCCTCATCAAAGGTAGCTGGGAACCGAACGAGCCGGTGCTGGTTCGTGTCCATTCGTCCTGTGTCACGGGCGATATTTTCGGATCGTGCCGTTGCGACTGCGGTCCGCAGTTACACAGCGCCATGAAAATGGTAGAAGCCGAGGGCAAGGGCGTGATCGTTTACATGTTTCAGGAAGGACGGGGTATTGGCTTGTTGAACAAGCTGAAAGCCTACAAACTCCAGGAAATGGGCCGCGATACGGTCGAAGCCAACCTCGACCTGGGCCTGCCGATGGACGCCCGCGATTACGGCGTTGGTGCGCAGATTCTGCGGGATCTGGGCATCCGGAAACTTCGTCTGATCTCAAACAACCCCAAAAAACGGGCGGGTCTGATGGGGTATGGACTAGAAATCGTGGAGACCGTCCCCATCGAGATTCCGTCGAATCCGCATAACGAGCGCTACCTGCGTACTAAACGCGACAAGATGGGCCATACCATCATGAACGAGCCAGTCAACCACGAACAGCAGCTTTAACGATACTATTTTATAGACAGGATCACAGCCCGGCGGCCACCGTGGCGCGGCTGTAATCCTGTTCGTAAAAAAATGCGGATCAAGGGGGTAGAACCCAGATCCGCATTTGTGCGTTTAAGAGATAGCTGACAGTAAAACAGCCCTCAACGCTATGGCTAAACAGGCATTCGGAGATATTATTAAAGGCGATACGCCCGTATTAGTTGACTTCTACGCCGACTGGTGTGCGCCCTGCCGCCAGCAGGCCCCAATCCTCAAGCAGCTCACCGACCGGAACGGGGATAAAATCAGAGTACTGAAAGTTAATGTCGATCAGAGTCAGAAGGCGGCACAACAATACCAGATACGCAGTATTCCGACGATGATTCTGTTCAAGAACGGAAAAGTTGTCTGGCGGCAGTCGGGTGTTCAGTCGCTGCAAACGCTGGAGGGGCTGGCCCGGCAATACGGTGCGTGAACTATAGAACGCGACTGGTTCGATACACCCGAATCTCCTGCTTGTTTTTCTGAATCAAGCCGACATGATAGGGCTGTTTGCGTGTGAACGACCGGTACACCTGGGTCTCAAACCCGTTGCCAAACCAAGTCTGCTGCAACCAGAACGATCGCAGTCCCAGGTTTGTCGCCCGACGGCTCGGGAATAACAGGGTATGGTCATCTCCTTTCAATAAAACCCACACCCAGTTATCCGGTTGTAGGCTACTGTGAAACCAACTGTTCTTAATAGTAACCTCATCATTACCCTCAGCAAAAGCAGAAATCAACTGGTCTCCATTTGGGTAGTTCTGCCAGGGTTTTGCCACCTTTCTTTCCAGTTGAGCTAACAGCCTTCGGTCGGCACCAACGGGCTGAAACACCGTTGCTACCTGCTGCTTGATTTCTTCCGATTGAGTTTGTCTAAAGTTGTAGTAAAAAGCCAGGCTTCGACTCCGGAAGTTATACATACCGGCCAGGTGGTGCTGGAAAATACCGATCCAGAAGATAATACTAGCGGCTAGTACGCTCCCTCCCACAAGTCGCAACGGCCATCCTCTTTCCCTGGCAATCAGTACGAACTGGATATACCCAGTAATAACGAACATCGTACTATAGAGACTATACCGGCTTAGCATCAGTCCCCGCCAGCCGGCAAACGATAACCTGTTGTTGGCCACCGCTCCGGCCGACAACACAAGAAAGCTGGCCAGCAGCAGCGTTACCAGACTGGCTCGATAGACGACAGTCAGCCGGGTGGCCGAATCAACGCGGAACAATCGATTGATCAGCCAGACACTCATGCCCGCAACCCCTACACAGACGACTCCCCCAACCAGCAAATTCTCCTGGTACGTATCAGTAAAGGGGTATATATTAAAGTAAGCACCAAGGAAAATCATAGCCCCTGATAGCTTGTCCAACAAGCTGTACGTATCAACACCCGATAAAATAGCTGGTCGCTCGTACCCCCAGAAGTAGGTACTCATTAACACGGTCAACAGGATAAGCCAGGCTCCCGCATCGCGCCAACGCCTTTGAACAAGTAACGCGATTCCCGCCAGTACTACAGCAATAAAGCCATTTCCGGATGTGTAACACAATAGTGCGGCAACCGCCCACGCCCCCCACCAGGAACGGCGTTCTGGATTGACGACCAGCACAAAGAGCAACGCATAGAACAGATGCACAGTGATATTCTGCAGAGAAGCCATGGCCCAGAGCGAATTCTCGTAGAAATGCATCTGAAAGAGTAGCCAGCAGACCGGTACCCAAACAACTATGGGTACTGATAGCTGCCATAACAAACGCACCAGTAGCCAGCCGAGGCCCAGTAGCGCCAGGTTTCCGATGATGATCAGAGCAGAAAAAGAAATCTGCCCATGCAGCCAGTATACTAGCCAGAACCAACCGCGTACGTAGACCAGCCGGTGTTCGTTGAGCTGCGAAAAAAGAAGTTGAATTTTATCGGTCCAGGTCGTGGCTTCACGGAGCCGGACCATATCTAATTCAAGGATATAATCGTCGAAGATGGGTAGGTTTCGTTGCAGTCCAATCACCAGGCAGTAATACACAACCACGGGAACGGCGGCAAGAAAAACAAATAAAAGAGGACATAGATTGACCTGAGCCAATCTTGTCAGAAGGCCAGAGCGACGCATGTATTCGTAAATTGAAAATTGTGGTATATGGTAAACGAGGAAACCGCATCATGTAGCGATGATGCAGAAGGCAGTTAGGCAGAACTTATCAGGGTGGAGTAACTATCATATGATATAGAAACAAGCAACTAAGGATGCTAATTTGACGAGTTCATTTACAAAAAACCCGACCGTTGAGTATATCTCAGATATAAGTCAACTCATTATAAATATTTTCATATCAAACATGATTGGTCGCAAAATGCTCATTGCAGTCATAAAAGTTTATTATTCGGTCATTGGTACAGTAGGTAATATGTCGTAGAATCGACCTGTCTACCGCTCAGTAACAAATACACCGTTCCCACATATCCCATAATCCGGGTATTGCGCTCGGACGAGTAAGTATCTAATTTTCAGAGCCTAACTCGTTTAACCGCCTTACGTATGCCTACCCGGATTGCCATTGCCCACGACTACCACCTCCTGACCGAGGCCCTCGCCGATCTGGTTCGTAAATCAGGCGACTATTCCATTGTCTTCACGGCCGAAACGTACGATCACGTTCTGAATCAGCTTCGTCAGGTCGTCCCCCCACCCGACGTACTGCTGCTGGACATGAGCCTGATCCGAAATTTCGACGCCGTCACGCAGCTTTGTCGCCGGTATCCGTCCCTGCGGGTGCTGGTTCTTTCTGTTCCCAGCCACGACGTATTTGTTGCCCGGATCGAGCGACTTGGTGTTCATGGGTATCTACTTCGGCAGAGCCGCCCTGAACAATTTCAGCAGGCATTGCGTGAACTGATCACAACTGGGTCCTATTTCCCTAAGCCATCCGCCCGGGTACTACTACCATCGGTAGCCAATTCGTCGCAGCTCAACAA encodes:
- the trxA gene encoding thioredoxin gives rise to the protein MAKQAFGDIIKGDTPVLVDFYADWCAPCRQQAPILKQLTDRNGDKIRVLKVNVDQSQKAAQQYQIRSIPTMILFKNGKVVWRQSGVQSLQTLEGLARQYGA
- a CDS encoding response regulator transcription factor, producing MPTRIAIAHDYHLLTEALADLVRKSGDYSIVFTAETYDHVLNQLRQVVPPPDVLLLDMSLIRNFDAVTQLCRRYPSLRVLVLSVPSHDVFVARIERLGVHGYLLRQSRPEQFQQALRELITTGSYFPKPSARVLLPSVANSSQLNNREYNFLRWACSELTYNEIADQMCVSPRTVDGYREVVFQKMSVRTRVGMVIKAMQEGLVTL
- a CDS encoding bifunctional 3,4-dihydroxy-2-butanone-4-phosphate synthase/GTP cyclohydrolase II translates to MSNNSTNITGSAANQEASSPIRLDRIEDAIADIKAGKIVLVVDDEDRENEGDMICAAELITPEMVNFMIREARGLMCAPLTQERCEELGLDMMVSSNTSVHTTPFTVSVDLLGNGCTTGISASDRAKTIQALVDPNTKPDDLGRPGHIFPLRAVEGGVIRRAGHTEAAVDLARMAGLSPVGVLIEVLNEDGTMARLPELRVLADRFGMKLISIQDLISYRLQTESLIHREIGVDMPTEWGHFDLIAYKQSNTGDMHLALIKGSWEPNEPVLVRVHSSCVTGDIFGSCRCDCGPQLHSAMKMVEAEGKGVIVYMFQEGRGIGLLNKLKAYKLQEMGRDTVEANLDLGLPMDARDYGVGAQILRDLGIRKLRLISNNPKKRAGLMGYGLEIVETVPIEIPSNPHNERYLRTKRDKMGHTIMNEPVNHEQQL